A stretch of Caldisericum sp. DNA encodes these proteins:
- a CDS encoding sodium-translocating pyrophosphatase — MGIWLAGIFGVLSLVVAIILSISILRRDQGTERMKKIAKAIQDGALAFLLEEYKTMYIWVIIFAIVIGVVISPYVALFFILGTIFSTLSGFFGMYIATRASVRTTNAATKSTGEALFVAFSGGSVMGLTVTGLGIIGSLLTYVITVKFLPQVSPLVAVTGYSIGASFVALFARVGGGIYTKAADVGADLVGKIEAGIPEDDPRNPAVIADNVGDNVGDIAGMGADLYESYVGSITAAIILGILALGSNASTYIYLITGYGILSSLIGVVSSLIASKLNIHPQKALNIGSVTANIVAIVIFFFVSKGIPNGINYFVAIITGLLIGLAIGFITQYYTSSKPIVEIAKSASEGGAATTILSGMAVGMESTFIPLVLIALGIIIAYRFSGLFGIALAGLGMLSTLGISLSVDAYGPIADNAGGIAEMSHLPHEVRERTDTLDALGNTTAAMGKGFAIGSAALTALALFSSYIQTMEMNTLDVMSPYTISGMFVGTALPFLFSALAIMAVSRTAGFMVEEVRRQFREIPGLMSGKADPDYKKCVAISTKGALKSMILPSLIAVISPFAGLIIFMSYGKEFTGGLLAGALLSGVIIAIYMANAGAAWDNAKKYIEQGNFGGKGSEAHRASVVGDTVGDPLKDTAGPSINILIKLMTTISLLFGPHIIKLLLK, encoded by the coding sequence ATGGGAATTTGGCTTGCAGGTATCTTCGGGGTGTTATCCCTTGTCGTTGCAATCATCTTATCAATCTCGATCTTAAGGCGTGACCAGGGCACAGAAAGAATGAAAAAAATCGCAAAAGCAATCCAGGACGGTGCACTTGCATTTCTCCTTGAAGAGTACAAGACGATGTATATCTGGGTTATTATATTTGCAATTGTAATTGGAGTGGTAATTTCTCCTTATGTTGCGCTTTTCTTCATTCTTGGGACAATTTTCTCAACACTTTCTGGATTTTTTGGGATGTACATTGCAACAAGAGCAAGTGTTAGGACTACAAATGCTGCAACAAAAAGCACAGGCGAAGCACTATTCGTTGCATTCTCTGGCGGTTCGGTAATGGGGCTTACGGTAACAGGTCTTGGGATTATTGGTTCCCTTCTTACTTATGTTATCACTGTGAAATTCCTCCCTCAGGTTAGTCCACTTGTTGCAGTAACCGGTTATTCAATCGGTGCGAGTTTTGTTGCATTATTTGCTCGTGTTGGTGGCGGCATATACACAAAGGCTGCCGATGTCGGAGCAGACCTTGTAGGCAAAATCGAAGCAGGCATTCCTGAAGATGACCCGAGAAACCCTGCGGTCATTGCCGATAATGTCGGAGATAATGTGGGCGATATTGCAGGGATGGGTGCAGATTTATACGAATCATATGTTGGTTCGATTACTGCAGCTATAATCCTTGGGATTCTTGCGCTTGGAAGCAATGCCTCAACTTATATATATCTCATCACTGGATATGGTATTCTTTCCTCGCTTATAGGTGTAGTCTCTTCCCTTATTGCATCCAAACTCAACATTCATCCTCAAAAGGCGCTTAATATCGGTTCTGTTACTGCAAATATTGTTGCAATAGTGATTTTCTTCTTCGTTTCAAAAGGTATTCCCAATGGCATTAACTACTTTGTTGCAATTATTACCGGGCTTCTTATAGGGCTTGCAATTGGATTCATAACACAATATTATACAAGTTCCAAACCGATTGTCGAAATTGCAAAGTCTGCTTCTGAGGGTGGCGCTGCAACAACAATCCTTTCTGGAATGGCTGTTGGAATGGAAAGCACATTTATCCCCCTTGTCCTTATTGCATTAGGAATAATAATTGCTTACAGGTTTAGCGGGCTTTTTGGTATTGCCCTTGCAGGTTTGGGCATGCTTTCAACTCTTGGTATAAGTTTGAGCGTCGATGCATATGGACCAATTGCAGATAACGCAGGTGGTATTGCAGAAATGTCCCACCTTCCGCATGAAGTAAGGGAAAGGACAGATACGCTTGATGCACTTGGAAATACAACTGCCGCAATGGGCAAGGGCTTTGCAATCGGTTCTGCTGCACTTACTGCACTTGCACTATTCTCCTCTTATATACAAACAATGGAAATGAACACACTCGATGTTATGTCTCCATATACAATCTCAGGGATGTTTGTTGGCACAGCACTTCCATTCTTGTTCTCGGCACTTGCGATAATGGCGGTATCAAGGACTGCAGGTTTTATGGTCGAAGAAGTTAGAAGGCAGTTCAGAGAAATTCCCGGGCTTATGTCCGGAAAAGCAGATCCTGACTACAAGAAGTGCGTTGCAATCTCTACGAAAGGTGCCTTAAAGAGTATGATTCTTCCTTCTCTTATTGCAGTTATTTCTCCGTTTGCAGGATTAATTATCTTTATGTCCTATGGTAAAGAGTTTACTGGTGGGTTGTTAGCAGGAGCGCTTCTTTCGGGCGTAATTATTGCAATCTATATGGCAAATGCTGGGGCTGCCTGGGACAACGCAAAGAAATATATTGAACAGGGTAACTTTGGAGGCAAAGGGTCTGAGGCACACAGGGCAAGCGTTGTTGGAGATACGGTTGGCGACCCTCTCAAGGATACTGCAGGACCTTCTATTAACATCCTCATTAAGCTAATGACGACTATTTCACTCCTTTTTGGACCTCATATTATTAAATTACTTTTAAAATGA